The DNA sequence ttgtatGATAGACCCATTATAgtcaaatctgtagagacagaaagtagactagtggttgTCAGCGCTGGGAGATCACGGGATAGGTAGTGACTGCTTGATGCTTAtgaggttttgtttttcagtaatgaaaatgttcttgaATTAGATAGTAGTGATAGCTGTACAACATTGAGGatgtactaaaaaccattgtatttgcactttaaaatagctaaaatagtGAATTTCATGTTAcatgaattttacctcaaaaaaaaaaaaaaagagggattaTAATGGTCCAAAGTTAAAATAGTTAGATTGACCTGCATGTgtactttttttatatatacctaACTTTTTAATTAAGCAgacctaaatataattttaacttggaaaaaataaagggcTTGGTGATCTTGCAATTATGAAGAGATTGAAACTAAATTGTTACTAATCTTGGTATTATCTAGTAGCAAGAGAAAGAAGGGGATACAGACACAAAACTACAAGGAGAGAGATTCTAAAACTTTAAGTGGATAAATTTTAAGTAAGTGgtatagataatattttatctaaaatctCAAATAGCATTactgaaatatgtattttaatttgttcatATTATTTTAGTCAATTGGCTAGATCCTGGCATTAAAAACATTCCTGTATGTCTAGGTTTTGCTTCATCTTACTAAATTAATTATCTTAAATTCCCATGAATTATCATTTGTGTTTTGGCCACCTTGTGAGTCTGAACACTTTGCTATGAGTGATTTTATTATGGCTCCACTCTTTTTCATACAACACGTAAGTATTGTTCTCACTGTCGATTTCAAGAAAGGCAtatgtaatttaatttcattttgtttcctccATTTTGTTATAGTAATATGCCCATCAGAATGGCTCAAATATCAAGGGAAATGTTATTGGTTCTCTACTGAGATGAAAACTTGGAGTGACAGTTATGTGTACTGTTTGGAAAGAAAATCTCATCTACTGATCATACAGGATCAATCTGAAATGGTATTAAATAATTGGTTTAGTATCATATTTATGGTATTAGCTTTTATGCAATTAAAAATGGCTTTCCTCAAATATCTTCACATCCTTGCATGAAACCatcatttatcttgattactgagttttgGGCACCTGATCTATTATTGTGCTAGAAGCAAGTGCCTCACTTCACTCATGCTAGACCTGGCCCAAATACTTGAATTTAACTTGCAATTGTGTATGCATATGATGTATATTATTTAATGAGTGTATAATTAAGATATGAATTGGTTAGTATAAGAATCCTCAtgcagagtgctagctttccaataaaattctaaaatcttagaattattaatattttctaaattaatatatTCTGTTCATTTAGTTACTCATTATCTACACTTTAGGCTTTTATACAGAAAAACCTGAAACAATCAAACTATCTGTGGATTGGCCTCAACGTTACCTCCATGAACAAGACGTGGACTTGGGTGGATGGTTCTCCATTAGATCCAAAGATGTGAGTCCTTACTAAAAGGCAACCTGACTATCTATTGTAGACTATGTCTTCAGAAAGTACCTCTATGTCCACCAAATTTAACTCTGAAATAGTTCTTGGTAATAAAGAACtcaaaagaatggaaattaatttaatattcacaGGAGTAATGATGGatattgatttgattttcaaagcaaaaagatttgaaaagaataATGGTTgtctaatgtttatttttctaatttttttgataaagaatggaacttatttcttacatttatggaggctgagaagccccagGTGGGGCcatgtctggtgagagccttaCTGTTGGTGGGGACTCTGCCAAGTTCCAAGGGAGTTCAGGGCATCATGTGGccagggggctgagtgtgctaaGGGCTATACtaacaacttctgtggaaaggtGGACTGAACCAATGTAATCTTCTATTTTCAAAGTTCTCAATGCTTACTTTAGCCATCtttagtaacagaaaaaaaaaatgtaaaactttgtGTTGTATGATTATCGTActgttaaaagataaacaataaatataagatAGAACAAAATAACCCAAAATTCTCTCAACAATTGCATGGGATTATTGaagatttaaaacaatttcatcaacattttttgtgtgctttattttataataaaatatttaaccagAAATACAAATGGTAAAATggtaaattcaaaattttattccaaTGTCAGTAGGCAAAATAAAGTTCCTCAAAGATGCCCACATCTTAATCCCCAAACTCTATGAATATGTTATCTTACATGGCAAATAAGACTTTGCAGTATGATTAAACTAGTAATCTTGAAGGAGGGATATTATGTTGGAATATCTGGGTAGGCCCAACTAAATCATAAGGGTCCTTGTAAGAGAGAGGAagtagggtcagagtcagagatgTGAAGAGGAACACAGATTCACCCTGAGCCAAGGGATGGAGGCAGCCTTAGATTCTCCCCTAGTGCATCCAGAAGGCAGCTCTgaagacaccttgattttagccctgtaAGACCAATTTTGGATTTCTGATATccgaaactgtgagataataaattagtgttgttttaggccactaaatttgtggtaatttgttacagtagtgATAAGAAACTAACGTATTATACTAACCAACCAAATTATGCTATTACgttattttccctttcctcttatttcatcattaaatattatGTAGTTTCTATCTCACTGCACTATCTCAATCAATCTAAGGAACTATTTGGAATGAAGTATAAAGTTATGGGCGTGTGTCATCTGAGGGCAGCTGCTTATGTAGTTGCTAACCTTGGTTTTGTCCTCACAATAAATCCACTCAACGCTACCCTTAGGATTGAGTTTTGCCTAGGGAATTTTGTCTGAAATATATTCaatacaaaattcaaatataaatttgaacAAAGTGTATTTTACAAACTAAAGATTCAATACTTAGCCCCATCAATTTGGAAGCTTTGAAGGTCATGTGCATCTTTTCCAAGATTCTTTCTTGAACTTTATTTACGGTTCAAACAATTTCTTCACAGAATAAACTACTAACACTACAGTATTTTATAGAAAACTTTATTTGTACAACATATTGCTTTAGAGATAAATAATTAGATAGCTCTTACATGGGTCACTCTGTGTACTGAGTTCTTCACAAACTTCAATTAATTTAACCTCTATAATAATATCATGAAGTAAATATTATCATCACCATGTACAATTAGACATAAGAAGCCAAGAGAAGTTGTTAAGTGAGCTGTCCACGTGGACTTAATCTTAATTTTTAGTCTAATGAACCACATGAAGCAATAGATGGAAGACTAGAGTGGGAATATGGAGGGAAATTTATTCTCAGATCTATTTGCAGATAGACTCTGGAAATTCTCTACCAAtcacagataataaatataagttATAGACATATTGCAATGGTTAGTAAGTCAAGGtctgtaaaaatgttttgaaatttttcattacctttttatttaaaagagcGCATTAGCTGAAAACATAAATGGATGTCTTTAGCAACAATGATTAACAATGTATTTATTCTCCCTTCCCTAGGTTCTTCATAAAGGGTCCAGCTACAGAAGACAGTTGTGCTGCCACTAAGGAAAGCAAAATTTACTCTGAAACCTGCGGCAGTGTTTTCAAATGGATTTGCCAGTATTAGTGTTTAACAAAATTGATAATCAAATAATTAATAATCACTGTTTGGGGC is a window from the Eulemur rufifrons isolate Redbay chromosome 16, OSU_ERuf_1, whole genome shotgun sequence genome containing:
- the KLRF2 gene encoding killer cell lectin-like receptor subfamily F member 2 isoform X1, whose amino-acid sequence is MQDEERYMTLNVQSRKKSSIQASKLTFKDSSAVLHRYKILLGISGAVNGILALTLISLIMLVSQGVLLKCPRENNSDIEYDDAGNLKVNNGTRGNTGNKDTGHCISRAAEQTVICPSEWLKYQGKCYWFSTEMKTWSDSYVYCLERKSHLLIIQDQSEMAFIQKNLKQSNYLWIGLNVTSMNKTWTWVDGSPLDPKMFFIKGPATEDSCAATKESKIYSETCGSVFKWICQY
- the KLRF2 gene encoding killer cell lectin-like receptor subfamily F member 2 isoform X2 yields the protein MQDEERYMTLNVQSRKKSSIQASKLTFKDSSAVLHRYKILLGISGAVNGILALTLISLIMLVICPSEWLKYQGKCYWFSTEMKTWSDSYVYCLERKSHLLIIQDQSEMAFIQKNLKQSNYLWIGLNVTSMNKTWTWVDGSPLDPKMFFIKGPATEDSCAATKESKIYSETCGSVFKWICQY